The sequence GGCAGGCCCGCTTCCGGGAGATCGGGAGGGCCGGGGCCGACCTCCTTCTGGCCTCCACGGAGATGGAACCGGTCCCCCTCCTCCTGGGCTTGGTGGAAAGGAGGCGGAGGTGGCCCTTCAAAGCCCGGAAGGTCTCCTCCTAGGCCTCTTCCTCCTAGGCCTCGGCGGGGCCTTGGTCTGGCTCGCCGAGCGGGCGGGAAGGCGGCGCCTCCTCCGGGCCCTGGACCCCGCCTTCGCCCCCCGGCCCAGGCCCCTTCCCCTCCCCTACCTCCTGGCCCCCCTCCTCCTCCTTCTGGCGGCGGGAAGGCCGGAGGCCCCCCTGCCCTGGCGGGAGAACCTTACCCAAGTGGTCCTGGTGGTGGACACCAGCCACTCCATGGCCGCCGACGACGAGGCCCCGAGCCGCCTGGAGAGGGCCAAGGCTCTGGCCAAGGGTTTCCTCAGGGGCCTGGACCCCTCGGTGCGGGTAGGGCTCGTGAGCTTCGGACCCCAGGCGGTCCTGGTCCTCTCCCCCACCCGGGACCGCCACGCCCTCCTCGAGGCCCTCCAGGGCCTCAAGCCCGGGGGCACCTCCCCCTTAGGCCCCGGCCTC is a genomic window of Thermus islandicus DSM 21543 containing:
- a CDS encoding vWA domain-containing protein translates to MALQSPEGLLLGLFLLGLGGALVWLAERAGRRRLLRALDPAFAPRPRPLPLPYLLAPLLLLLAAGRPEAPLPWRENLTQVVLVVDTSHSMAADDEAPSRLERAKALAKGFLRGLDPSVRVGLVSFGPQAVLVLSPTRDRHALLEALQGLKPGGTSPLGPGLLQAKRLLRPEGPEWDLPQEKPPAAVLLLSDGAANAGQDPLEAAAELGRAGLPVFVRPLGDPRGAVSRIGEGLYFVPADPSRLLRLAQVTGGAVLQEDFRPLYQALKPRYAWRQSPKDLSQSLVVGGFLLLAFGAYLTLAREGRWP